A stretch of the Conger conger chromosome 3, fConCon1.1, whole genome shotgun sequence genome encodes the following:
- the prkra gene encoding interferon-inducible double-stranded RNA-dependent protein kinase activator A homolog, translating into MSQDGFPTAAARTPVNSNNCLGCAKEPPSPCPEKTPIQILHEYGTKIGNLPLYVMEKAEGEAHNPSFVFNVTIGDITCTGQGPSKKAAKHQAAELALNILKIEPGPNIPIPKNEDNGVAVESHNQHNPIGILQELALQRGWRLPEYSVCMEVGPPHKREFTITCQMEVLSETGTGNSKRSAKRDAAEKMAAKIQSLSGCHDMPWTPRPTVRLECLRTSSGDNISMLRRNPLSIPNTDYVQMMLELSKEQGFEVTYFDIDELTVNGQYQCLAELSTIPVTVCHGTGISCGNAHNDAAHSALQYIKIMVSIK; encoded by the exons ATGTCTCAAGACGGCTTTCCCACTGCTGCTGCAAGGACTCCTGTTAACAGTAATAACTG CTTGGGCTGTGCCAAAGAGCCGCCTTCTCCTTGCCCTGAAAAAACTCCCATTCAAATTCTCCACGAATATGGCACAAAGATTGGAAACCTACCCTTGTACGTCATGGAAAAGGCTGAAGGAGAAGCCCACAACCCTAGTTTCGTTTTCAACGTCACAATAGGAGATATTACCTGTACAG GTCAGGGGCCAAGTAAAAAAGCGGCAAAGCACCAGGCCGCCGAACTGGCcttgaacattttgaaaattgagccTGGACCAAA CATTCCCATCCCAAAGAATGAGGATAATGGTGTTGCTGTGGAGTCCCACAACCAACACAATCCTATAGGCATTCTAcag GAACTGGCACTTCAGCGGGGATGGCGTCTCCCCGAATACTCCGTCTGCATGGAAGTAGGCCCACCTCACAAGAGAGAGTTCACCATTACGTGTCAAATGGAGGTCTTGTCAGAAACGG GAACTGGAAATTCCAAGAGGTCTGCCAAGCGAGACGCTGcagagaaaatggctgcaaAGATCCAATCACTGTCCGGCTGTCACGATATGCCATgg ACTCCAAGGCCTACCGTGAGGCTGGAATGTTTGCGAACGTCTTCCGGAGATAATATTTCAATGCTGAGAAGGAATCCGCTCAGCATTCCCAACACAGACTATGTGCAGATGATGTTGGAGCTGTCCAAAGAGCAGGGCTTTGAAGTCACTTACTTCGACATCG ATGAGCTGACGGTGAATGGGCAGTACCAGTGCCTGGCAGAACTGTCCACCATACCGGTCACCGTGTGCCACGGCACGGGCATCTCCTGCGGCAACGCACACAACGACGCCGCCCACAGCGCGCTCCAGTATATCAAGATCATGGTGTCCATCAAGTGA